In Vigna unguiculata cultivar IT97K-499-35 chromosome 3, ASM411807v1, whole genome shotgun sequence, a single genomic region encodes these proteins:
- the LOC114176696 gene encoding tobamovirus multiplication protein 1: MRNLLLTLPPMEIAPLFTVATWWDQINASTRWQNAVFFFLCAAYALVASIALAQLVRIEVRVPEYGWTTQKIFHLMNFVVNGVRAVVFGLHKLVFLLQPKVLILVLLDLPGLLFFSTYTLLVLFWAEIYHQARGLPTDKLKIVYISVNAALYIIQVCIWIYLWIDDNSAVEFIGEIFIAVVSFMAALGFLIYGGRLFFMLRRFPIESKGRRKKLNEVGSVTAICFTCFLIRCVMGFLSAFDSDASLDVLDHPLLDLIYYMLVEILPSTLVLYILRKLPPKRISAQYHPIR; encoded by the exons ATGAGGAACCTGCTACTCACCTTGCCGCCCATGGAGATTGCTCCTCTCTTCACCGTCGCAACGTGGTGGGACCAAATCAACGCTTCCACGCGCTGGCAGAATgctgttttcttcttcctttgcgCTGCTTATGCTCTCGTCGCTTCTATCGCTTTA GCTCAATTGGTGAGAATTGAAGTTAGAGTGCCTGAGTATGGTTGGACGACGCAGAAAATTTTTCATCTCATGAACTTCGTTGTCAACGGAG TGCGAGCAGTGGTGTTTGGATTGCACAAGTTAGTTTTTCTTTTGCAGCCTAAG GTGTTGATTTTGGTACTGTTGGATCTGCCTGGATTGCTTTTTTTCTCAACATATACGCTTCTAGTCCTTTTCTGGGCAGAAATTTATCACCAG GCAAGGGGTTTACCAACTGATAAGCTAAAGATTGTATATATTTCAGTAAATGCCGCCCTATATATTATCCAG GTTTGCATTTGGATATACCTCTGGATAGATGATAACAGTGCCGTGGAGTTTATTGGAGAGATATTTATTGCAG TTGTATCATTTATGGCTGCTCTAGGCTTCTTGATATACGGAGGAAG attattttttatgctGAGGCGCTTCCCAATCGAATCTAAAGGAAGAAGGAAGAAACTTAATGAG GTTGGATCCGTCACAGCCATCTGTTTCACCTGTTTTCTGATAAGATGTGTTATG GGTTTTCTGTCTGCATTTGATTCAGATGCATCTCTTGATGTTTTGGATCATCCTCTCCTGGATTTGATCTATTACATG CTGGTTGAGATCCTACCTTCAACTCTGGTCCTCTACATCCTGCGCAAATTGCCCCCAAAGAGAATATCAGCCCAATATCATCCTATCCGTTGA
- the LOC114175583 gene encoding F-box/kelch-repeat protein At3g23880-like, which produces MKKHSDGEVKKSKSVVLLPQDVIMEILLKLNVKSVVRFKSLSKSWLSLISDSRFRNLYFDRSSPTEKLLIISIRVLDLTVPSIDFNAPLNRDSYSYFEFEVPGEVFQPGIFKFGGCCRGFVLLDCLEHLCLWNPRTGFHKKVCRPPIDSNKELSRNLLFQGLGYDPLTDDYLVIQLFASITIYLQTHAKVFSIRANKWMENESTDLFFTYSQDYDTPCRVVNHVIHWLSSCLKEEIIVGFILAFDVAKRKFFEIASPIVFGDGMDEMRVLSEIEGLLSLNVYTNSKLSIDIWVMKEYRVECSWSKSIAVSLVDHVPQKFFFPVCVTKDGDIVGNDLCGLFKFNNKGQLKEMLSYQDVSAHLHVEMYQESFLSLPCPND; this is translated from the coding sequence ATGAAGAAACACTCCGACGGAGAAGTGAAGAAAAGTAAATCGGTGGTACTTCTGCCACAGGACGTGATCATGGAGATCTTGTTGAAGTTGAATGTGAAGTCTGTTGTTCGATTCAAAAGCTTGAGTAAGTCGTGGCTATCTTTGATCTCTGATTCTCGCTTTAGAAATTTGTATTTTGATCGATCTTCTCCAACAGAGAAACTTTTGATCATTTCAATTAGGGTTTTGGATCTTACAGTCCCATCCATAGACTTCAATGCGCCCCTAAACCGTGATTCTTATAGTTACTTTGAATTCGAAGTACCAGGTGAAGTTTTTCAGCCtggaatttttaaatttggagGTTGTTGTCGAGGATTTGTACTTTTGGATTGTTTGGAGCATCTGTGCCTGTGGAATCCACGCACAGGTTTCCACAAAAAAGTTTGTCGGCCACCCATTGATTCCAACAAAGAGCTCTCTCGTAATCTGTTGTTTCAAGGTTTGGGGTATGATCCATTAACCGATGACTACTTGGTGATTCAACTTTTCGCAAGCATTACTATTTACCTTCAAACACATGCGAAGGTTTTCTCGATCAGAGCTAACAAGTGGATGGAAAATGAATCTACCGATTTGTTTTTCACATACTCTCAGGATTATGATACGCCATGCAGAGTTGTGAACCATGTTATTCATTGGTTGAGTAGTTGTTTGAAGGAAGAGATAATTGTTGGGTTTATCCTTGCGTTTGATGTGGCAAAGAGGAAGTTTTTTGAGATAGCTTCGCCAATTGTTTTTGGGGATGGCATGGATGAAATGAGAGTTTTGAGTGAAATTGAAGGATTGCTGAGTCTGAATGTTTATACAAACAGCAAGCTTTCAATAGACATATGGGTGATGAAAGAATACAGAGTAGAATGTTCTTGGAGCAAGAGCATTGCCGTGTCTCTTGTTGATCATGTTCCACAGAAATTCTTCTTCCCAGTTTGCGTAACAAAAGATGGTGATATTGTTGGAAACGATTTGTGTGGATtgttcaaatttaataacaagGGTCAGCTGAAGGAGATGCTATCTTATCAAGATGTTTCAGCGCATCTTCATGTGGAGATGTATCAAGAATCTTTTCTCTCACTTCCATGTCCCAATGACTAG